A genome region from Methylohalobius crimeensis 10Ki includes the following:
- a CDS encoding acetolactate synthase 3 large subunit, translating to MELSGAEIVIQALKDEGVEFIFGYPGGAVLHIYDALFGQEDVKHVLVRHEQGAAHMADGYARATGKPGVVLATSGPGATNLITGIATAHMDSIPLVVLTGQVATPVIGSDAFQECDTVGITLPCVKHNFLVKDRRQLAETIKKAFYIATTGRPGPVVVDIPKDVTDPNVKIPYHYPDNVSLRSYRPKIQGNPRQIRKAAELILEARRPMLYTGGGVILGEAAAELTELTRWLGFPITNTLMGLGAYPGADRQFLGMLGMHGTFEANMAMHECDVLIAVGARFDDRVTGKLDEFCPYAKIIHIDVDPASIAKTVPVDIPIVGQVKPVLAALIERLKSTGKRPNPDALAAWWEQIENWRAIDCLRYEQDSPLIKPQYVIEQLWEATRGKAYVTSDVGQHQMWVAQYYKFDRPRHWINSGGLGTMGFGMPAAIGVKLGFPEEDVVCVTGEASIQMCIQELSTALQYKAPIKIVNLNNRYMGMVRQWQEFSYESRYSHSYMDTLPDFVKLAEAYGHVGMRIEKPEDVRPALEEAFQMKDRLVFLDCITDRTENVYPMVEAGKAQHQMRLPPWITTDRELA from the coding sequence GCGGTATTGCATATTTACGACGCCCTGTTCGGTCAGGAAGACGTCAAGCACGTCCTGGTACGTCACGAGCAGGGCGCCGCCCACATGGCCGACGGCTACGCCCGCGCCACCGGCAAGCCCGGCGTGGTGCTGGCCACTTCCGGGCCGGGCGCCACCAATTTGATCACCGGCATCGCCACCGCCCACATGGACTCCATACCGCTGGTGGTGCTCACCGGCCAGGTGGCAACCCCGGTGATCGGCAGCGATGCCTTCCAGGAGTGCGACACGGTAGGGATTACTTTGCCGTGCGTGAAGCACAATTTTTTGGTCAAGGATCGCCGGCAACTGGCCGAAACCATCAAGAAAGCCTTTTATATCGCCACCACCGGGCGTCCGGGTCCGGTGGTGGTGGATATTCCCAAGGACGTCACCGATCCCAACGTCAAAATCCCCTATCATTATCCCGACAATGTCTCGCTGCGTTCGTATCGGCCCAAGATTCAAGGGAATCCGCGCCAGATCCGCAAAGCCGCCGAATTGATTCTGGAGGCCCGCCGGCCGATGCTCTACACCGGCGGCGGCGTGATCTTGGGGGAGGCCGCGGCGGAACTGACCGAACTCACCCGCTGGCTCGGATTTCCCATCACCAATACCCTGATGGGGCTGGGCGCTTATCCGGGCGCCGACCGCCAGTTTTTGGGCATGCTGGGGATGCACGGCACCTTCGAGGCCAACATGGCGATGCACGAATGCGACGTGCTGATCGCCGTCGGCGCCCGCTTCGACGATCGGGTGACCGGCAAGCTGGACGAATTCTGTCCCTATGCCAAGATCATCCACATCGACGTGGACCCGGCCTCGATCGCCAAGACCGTACCGGTGGACATTCCCATCGTGGGACAGGTTAAACCGGTCCTGGCCGCGTTGATCGAACGGCTCAAGTCCACAGGAAAGCGTCCGAATCCGGACGCCCTGGCGGCTTGGTGGGAGCAGATCGAGAACTGGCGCGCCATCGATTGCCTGCGCTACGAGCAGGACAGTCCCTTGATCAAGCCGCAATACGTGATCGAGCAGTTGTGGGAGGCCACGCGCGGCAAGGCTTATGTCACTTCGGACGTGGGTCAGCATCAGATGTGGGTGGCCCAATACTACAAGTTCGACCGGCCTCGGCATTGGATCAATTCCGGTGGCTTGGGAACCATGGGCTTCGGCATGCCGGCGGCGATCGGTGTCAAGTTGGGATTTCCGGAGGAGGATGTGGTCTGCGTGACCGGCGAGGCCAGTATCCAGATGTGCATCCAGGAGCTGTCCACCGCGCTGCAGTACAAGGCGCCGATCAAGATCGTCAATCTCAACAACCGCTACATGGGGATGGTGCGCCAGTGGCAGGAGTTCAGCTACGAAAGCCGCTACTCCCATTCCTATATGGACACCTTGCCGGATTTCGTCAAGCTGGCCGAGGCCTACGGCCACGTGGGAATGCGCATCGAAAAACCGGAAGACGTGCGCCCGGCCCTGGAAGAGGCCTTCCAAATGAAAGATCGATTGGTGTTTCTGGATTGCATCACCGACCGGACCGAAAACGTCTATCCGATGGTGGAAGCGGGCAAGGCGCAGCATCAAATGCGCTTGCCGCCTTGGATCACGACCGACAGGGAGCTGGCTTGA
- the ilvN gene encoding acetolactate synthase small subunit has translation MRHIISILLENEAGALSRVSGLFSARGYNIEALTVAPTEEPSVSRMTIVTRGDERIIEQITKQLNKLIDVIKLMDISEANHIERELMMIKVRAKGPDREEVKRLVDIFRGRIIDVAASAYVIEMTGDGAKLDAFLTNLAPGQILEVVRSGPTGILRGERGLHL, from the coding sequence ATGCGTCATATCATTTCGATTTTGCTGGAAAACGAAGCCGGCGCCTTGTCGCGGGTGTCCGGTTTGTTCTCGGCCCGCGGATACAATATCGAAGCCCTTACGGTGGCCCCCACCGAGGAGCCGTCCGTGTCGCGCATGACCATCGTCACCCGCGGCGACGAGCGGATCATCGAACAGATCACCAAGCAGCTCAACAAGCTGATCGACGTGATCAAGCTGATGGATATTTCCGAGGCCAACCACATCGAGCGCGAATTGATGATGATCAAGGTTCGCGCGAAAGGCCCGGACCGGGAGGAGGTCAAGCGCTTGGTGGATATTTTCCGGGGCCGCATCATCGATGTGGCCGCTTCCGCCTATGTGATCGAAATGACCGGCGACGGCGCCAAGCTGGACGCCTTCCTGACCAACCTGGCCCCGGGCCAGATCCTCGAGGTGGTCCGCTCGGGGCCGACCGGCATATTGCGCGGCGAACGCGGTTTACACCTTTGA
- the ilvC gene encoding ketol-acid reductoisomerase, with protein MQVYYDKDADLSIIRSRQVTIIGYGSQGHAHANNLKDSGVDVTVGLRPGSSSWGKAEKAGLSVKPVAEAVQGADVVMVLAPDEHQPALYQNEIEPNIKQGAALAFAHGFNIHFQQIEPRADLDVIMIAPKGPGHLVRSTYTQNGGVPSLIAIDRDASGQAKSIALSYASANGGGRAGIIETTFREETETDLFGEQAVLCGGATALVQAGFETLVEAGYAPEMAYFECLHELKLIVDLMYEGGIANMRYSISNTAEYGDLTRGPRVVDESSKTEMRKILKEIQSGEFAREFILENQANCPTLKAKRRLSREHAIEEVGGRLREMMPWIKANKLVDQEKN; from the coding sequence ATGCAGGTTTATTACGACAAAGACGCTGACCTTTCCATCATTCGTTCCCGCCAAGTGACCATCATCGGTTACGGTTCCCAGGGGCACGCCCATGCCAACAACCTGAAGGATTCCGGCGTGGACGTGACCGTCGGCTTGCGTCCCGGGTCGAGTTCCTGGGGCAAGGCGGAAAAAGCCGGCCTGAGCGTCAAGCCGGTGGCGGAAGCGGTTCAAGGCGCGGATGTGGTGATGGTGCTGGCGCCGGACGAGCATCAACCGGCGCTCTATCAAAATGAGATCGAGCCGAATATCAAGCAAGGGGCCGCGCTGGCTTTCGCCCACGGCTTCAATATCCATTTCCAGCAAATCGAGCCCCGCGCCGATCTGGACGTCATCATGATCGCGCCCAAGGGGCCCGGCCACCTGGTGCGTTCCACCTATACCCAGAACGGCGGGGTGCCGTCGCTGATCGCGATCGACCGGGACGCATCCGGGCAGGCCAAGTCCATCGCCCTGTCCTACGCCTCCGCCAACGGCGGCGGCCGCGCCGGGATCATCGAAACCACCTTCCGGGAAGAGACCGAAACCGATTTGTTCGGCGAGCAGGCGGTGCTGTGCGGCGGCGCCACCGCCTTGGTGCAGGCGGGTTTCGAAACCCTGGTGGAAGCCGGTTACGCGCCTGAAATGGCGTATTTCGAGTGTCTCCACGAACTCAAGCTGATCGTGGATCTGATGTACGAAGGCGGGATCGCCAACATGCGCTACTCCATTTCCAACACCGCCGAATACGGCGACTTGACCCGGGGACCGCGAGTGGTCGACGAGTCTTCCAAGACGGAGATGCGCAAAATTCTCAAGGAAATTCAATCGGGCGAATTCGCGCGCGAATTTATCCTGGAAAACCAGGCCAATTGCCCGACGCTCAAGGCCAAGCGTCGCCTGAGCCGTGAGCATGCCATTGAAGAAGTGGGGGGGCGACTGCGGGAAATGATGCCGTGGATCAAGGCCAATAAATTGGTGGATCAGGAAAAGAACTAA
- the pssA gene encoding CDP-diacylglycerol--serine O-phosphatidyltransferase — MVTTPPRKRPRGIYLLPNLFTTGCLFCGFYAVTASMNGQFDRAAFSIFAAMVLDGLDGRVARLTHTQTAFGGEYDSLSDMVSFGLAPALIMYLWSLSFLAKLGWFASFVYAAAAALRLARFNTQIGVEDKRYFQGLPSPSAAAMVAGMIWLGENYGLQGEAMRYVAVVMTTVAALLMVSNFRYYSFKDIDIRGRVPFVVIILIMLGFAVVFTNPQLMLVLIFSGYAVSGPLLTLIWLRQRRMKKRHR, encoded by the coding sequence ATGGTTACTACTCCGCCCCGAAAGCGTCCGCGCGGCATTTATCTGCTGCCCAACCTGTTCACCACCGGCTGCCTGTTTTGCGGTTTCTATGCGGTGACCGCATCGATGAACGGTCAGTTCGACAGGGCCGCCTTTTCCATTTTCGCCGCCATGGTGTTGGACGGCTTGGACGGCCGGGTGGCGCGCTTGACCCATACCCAAACCGCTTTCGGGGGGGAATACGACAGCTTGTCCGACATGGTCTCGTTCGGTTTGGCGCCGGCCTTGATCATGTACTTATGGTCGCTTTCCTTTCTAGCCAAACTGGGCTGGTTTGCCTCCTTCGTCTATGCCGCCGCGGCCGCTTTGCGGCTGGCCCGATTCAACACCCAGATCGGGGTCGAGGACAAGCGCTATTTCCAGGGATTGCCCAGTCCATCGGCGGCGGCGATGGTCGCCGGTATGATTTGGTTGGGGGAGAACTACGGTCTGCAAGGAGAGGCCATGCGCTATGTGGCGGTGGTGATGACTACCGTCGCCGCCTTGTTGATGGTGAGTAATTTCCGCTATTACAGCTTTAAGGATATCGACATCCGCGGACGCGTGCCCTTTGTGGTCATTATTTTGATCATGCTGGGTTTTGCCGTGGTGTTCACCAATCCGCAGCTGATGTTGGTTTTGATTTTCTCCGGCTATGCCGTTTCCGGCCCCCTGTTGACATTGATCTGGCTGCGCCAGCGCCGGATGAAGAAACGTCACCGGTAG
- a CDS encoding 2-isopropylmalate synthase, giving the protein MQDKLIIFDTTLRDGEQSPGASMNREEKIRIAKALERLRVDVIEAGFPAASGGDFDAVKAVSQAVGESAVCGLARALDTDIDRAGEALAVARRSRIHTFIATSPIHMEHKLRMTPDQVVERAVAAVQRARRYTDDVEFSPEDAGRSEEDFLCRIIEAVIAAGATTINIPDTVGYSLPPAFGAMIGRLRERIPNADKAVFSVHCHNDLGLAVANSLAAVMSGARQVECTINGLGERAGNAALEEVVMAVKTRQDAFPCDTGINTQEIVPCSKLVSSITGFPVQPNKAIVGANAFAHESGIHQDGVLKSRETYEIMRAEDVGWSANRMVLGKHSGRNAFRTRMRELGIEFEAEEALNEAFARFKDLADKKHEIFEEDLQALISEQIYESEAERVKLIALHVCSDTGETPRAQVVLKVDGEEKTSESEGSGVVDATLKAIESLLATGASLLLYSVNSITTGTDAQGEVTVRLERGGRIVNGLGADTDIVIASAKAYLNAVDKLLSSAGRKHPQVADV; this is encoded by the coding sequence ATGCAAGACAAGCTCATCATTTTCGATACCACCCTCCGCGACGGCGAGCAAAGTCCCGGCGCTTCCATGAACCGGGAAGAGAAAATCCGTATTGCCAAGGCGCTGGAGCGCCTCCGGGTGGATGTGATCGAGGCCGGGTTCCCCGCCGCCAGCGGCGGAGATTTCGACGCGGTCAAAGCCGTCTCCCAGGCGGTTGGCGAGAGCGCCGTATGCGGTTTGGCCCGCGCCCTGGATACCGATATCGACCGTGCCGGCGAGGCCCTGGCAGTGGCCCGGCGTTCCCGCATCCATACCTTCATCGCCACTTCGCCCATTCATATGGAGCACAAGTTGCGCATGACGCCCGACCAGGTGGTGGAGCGGGCGGTGGCGGCGGTGCAACGGGCGCGCCGGTATACCGACGACGTGGAGTTCTCGCCCGAGGACGCCGGTCGCAGCGAAGAGGATTTCCTGTGTCGGATCATCGAGGCGGTGATCGCCGCCGGGGCCACCACCATCAATATTCCCGACACCGTGGGTTACAGCCTTCCCCCGGCTTTCGGCGCAATGATCGGCCGCCTGCGCGAGCGCATCCCCAATGCCGACAAGGCGGTGTTTTCGGTGCATTGCCACAACGATTTGGGGTTGGCGGTGGCCAATTCCCTGGCCGCGGTGATGAGCGGCGCGCGCCAGGTGGAGTGTACCATCAACGGCTTGGGCGAGCGGGCCGGCAACGCCGCGCTGGAGGAAGTGGTGATGGCGGTCAAAACGCGCCAGGACGCCTTCCCTTGCGATACCGGGATCAACACGCAGGAAATCGTGCCTTGTTCGAAATTGGTTTCCAGTATTACCGGTTTTCCGGTGCAGCCCAACAAGGCCATCGTCGGCGCCAATGCCTTCGCCCACGAGTCGGGCATTCATCAGGACGGCGTGCTGAAAAGCCGCGAAACCTATGAAATCATGCGCGCCGAAGACGTCGGCTGGAGCGCCAACCGAATGGTCCTTGGGAAGCATTCGGGACGCAACGCGTTTCGGACGCGGATGCGGGAGTTGGGGATCGAATTCGAGGCCGAGGAAGCGCTCAACGAGGCGTTCGCCCGGTTCAAGGACTTGGCGGACAAGAAGCACGAGATTTTCGAAGAGGATCTCCAGGCGCTGATTTCCGAGCAGATCTACGAATCCGAGGCGGAACGGGTCAAATTGATCGCGTTGCATGTGTGTTCCGACACCGGCGAGACGCCCCGGGCGCAAGTGGTGTTGAAGGTGGATGGCGAGGAAAAGACCAGCGAGTCGGAAGGAAGCGGGGTGGTGGACGCCACCTTGAAGGCGATCGAGTCCTTGCTCGCCACCGGCGCTTCCTTGCTTCTGTATTCGGTCAACAGCATCACCACCGGCACCGATGCCCAGGGCGAGGTGACCGTGCGCTTGGAGCGCGGCGGGCGTATCGTCAACGGTCTGGGGGCGGACACCGATATCGTGATCGCCTCGGCCAAAGCCTATCTCAATGCGGTCGATAAACTGCTCAGTAGCGCCGGGCGCAAGCATCCGCAAGTGGCGGATGTCTGA
- a CDS encoding uracil-DNA glycosylase, whose protein sequence is MSEAVDPIRLHYLLAMGVQPWALRRPQISAAPAEKAVETSSEEEWEQLEREVSACTACPLYRTRTQAVLGVGDRRADWMLIGEAPGEQEDLKGEPFVGRAGQLLNEMLRAMQLSREQVYITNILKSRPPGNRDPKPEEVAACEPFLKRQIALVKPKIILAVGRISAQSLLRTGASLSRLRGKVHRYEAIPLAVIYHPAYLLRNPGAKRQAWEDLKLALQVYAAPQGSEPERQ, encoded by the coding sequence ATGTCTGAGGCGGTGGATCCGATCCGGTTGCACTACCTGCTGGCGATGGGGGTTCAGCCGTGGGCTCTGCGCCGTCCGCAGATCTCGGCGGCGCCGGCCGAAAAGGCCGTGGAGACCTCTTCGGAGGAGGAATGGGAACAGCTGGAACGGGAAGTGTCCGCGTGTACCGCCTGCCCCCTCTATCGGACCCGTACCCAAGCGGTATTGGGGGTAGGCGATCGACGGGCCGATTGGATGCTGATCGGAGAGGCGCCGGGGGAGCAGGAAGACCTCAAGGGCGAGCCTTTCGTGGGCCGTGCCGGTCAGCTGTTGAATGAAATGCTCAGAGCCATGCAACTGAGCCGCGAGCAAGTGTATATCACCAATATCCTCAAGAGCCGCCCGCCCGGCAACCGCGACCCCAAGCCGGAGGAGGTGGCGGCTTGCGAGCCCTTTCTGAAACGCCAGATCGCCCTGGTGAAGCCGAAAATCATTCTGGCGGTGGGCAGGATCTCGGCCCAGAGTCTGCTGCGGACCGGGGCGTCGCTCTCCAGGCTGCGGGGTAAAGTCCACCGCTATGAAGCGATCCCCTTGGCGGTGATCTACCATCCCGCCTACTTGCTCCGCAACCCGGGAGCCAAGCGCCAGGCATGGGAGGATTTGAAACTCGCCCTGCAGGTGTATGCCGCCCCGCAGGGCTCCGAGCCGGAACGCCAATAG
- a CDS encoding LysR family transcriptional regulator: MDKLTSMRVFARVAQSGSFAAAAKELGVSRAMATKHVMYLENSLGVRLLNRTTRRISLTEAGVAYLERCLQILEDIEETELSVAQLHTEPQGLLRISTPPFFGTFHLAPTVAAYMQQYPKVRVDIDIRGGVVDVVAEGLDLAIRLGELPDSSLIARKLASSPRVVCGAPDYFEKHGRPREPQDLRSHNCLVNWGFEPHDQWRFTGPDGEVSTIRVSGTLQANTADPLRLAAIHGAGLVVLPTYIVGQDLSKGRLEAVLQDHELPAMDIYAVYPHRRHLSAKVRTFLDFLVERLHPIPYWEGWRGV, encoded by the coding sequence ATGGATAAACTGACGAGCATGAGGGTCTTCGCCCGGGTGGCCCAGAGCGGCAGTTTTGCCGCCGCGGCCAAGGAATTGGGAGTTTCCCGCGCGATGGCGACCAAACACGTGATGTATTTGGAAAACTCCCTGGGGGTGCGCCTGCTGAATCGGACCACTCGCCGGATCAGCCTGACCGAAGCCGGGGTGGCCTACCTGGAGCGTTGTTTGCAGATTCTCGAGGATATCGAGGAGACCGAGTTGTCGGTCGCCCAGCTCCATACCGAACCGCAAGGCCTGCTCCGGATCTCCACGCCCCCGTTTTTCGGCACGTTCCACCTCGCCCCCACCGTCGCCGCCTATATGCAGCAATACCCCAAAGTGCGGGTGGATATAGACATCCGCGGGGGCGTGGTGGATGTGGTGGCCGAAGGACTGGATTTGGCGATTCGTCTCGGGGAATTGCCCGACTCCAGTCTCATCGCGCGTAAGCTGGCCAGTTCGCCGCGGGTGGTATGCGGCGCTCCCGACTATTTCGAAAAACACGGGCGGCCCCGGGAGCCGCAGGATCTGCGTTCCCATAATTGTCTGGTCAACTGGGGATTCGAGCCCCACGACCAATGGCGGTTCACCGGCCCGGACGGCGAGGTGAGCACGATCCGCGTCTCCGGCACCCTGCAGGCCAACACCGCCGACCCACTGCGCCTGGCGGCCATTCATGGCGCCGGTTTGGTGGTGCTGCCGACTTACATCGTCGGCCAGGATTTAAGCAAGGGCCGCTTGGAAGCGGTACTCCAGGATCATGAGCTGCCCGCCATGGATATTTACGCGGTTTATCCCCACCGCCGTCATCTCTCCGCCAAGGTGCGAACTTTCCTGGATTTTCTCGTGGAACGCCTGCATCCTATCCCCTATTGGGAAGGATGGCGCGGGGTATGA
- a CDS encoding PilZ domain-containing protein, whose amino-acid sequence MERRGGIRVVVDLPGEALPAGGGDAVPVRVRDLSEGGAQIQCTARGSECLAPGANCLNDSGRLLELELICCPDQTSLNIRCRVVFVRRIARDEYRIGLRYADPLQADLLALKQFIRSHY is encoded by the coding sequence ATGGAGCGGAGAGGTGGCATTCGGGTTGTTGTGGATTTGCCGGGTGAGGCGTTGCCGGCCGGCGGAGGAGACGCCGTGCCGGTTCGGGTTCGGGATCTGTCCGAGGGCGGCGCCCAGATCCAATGTACGGCCCGGGGAAGCGAATGCCTGGCGCCGGGCGCCAACTGCCTAAACGACTCGGGCAGGCTCTTGGAATTGGAGTTGATTTGTTGTCCCGATCAAACTTCCTTGAATATACGATGTCGAGTGGTTTTTGTGCGTCGGATCGCCCGTGACGAGTACCGGATCGGTTTGCGCTATGCCGATCCGCTGCAAGCGGATCTGTTGGCACTGAAGCAATTCATCCGCAGTCATTATTAA
- the glnD gene encoding [protein-PII] uridylyltransferase has protein sequence MLSHVRPYKASLQAFHAELERRFHAGAPVVDLLRARAHFIDALLRECWQQHLGNASEQAALAAVGGYGRRELHPHSDIDLLVLVPNAMPPALETGLSGLFTFLWDIGLKPGHSVRTVTQCEEEAAKDQTVVTNLMDARRVAGNSALFGAMEARIGPDRIWPSGAFFQAKLDEQAARYAKYHDTAYNLEPNLKEGPGGIRDIQTIAWVVKRHFSATTLHELVDQGYLTEDEYAELEHDLNMLWRIRFALHLTAERCEDRILFDYQRTLAEWCGYRGEGNAPVETFMQSYFRTAQSVQRLGEMLLQLLEEILCPDFRSEPRTLDEHFQVVNGHLEIRHPQVFAEYPLGLLEIFLRLQQHAELKGVRAHTIRAIRQNLHRIDQDFRGDPRACRLFLEILRQPSGITHQFRRMNRYGILAAYLPEFARIVGRMQYDLFHAYTVDEHILFVVRNLRRLALPQYRQELPLATDIFPLVAKPELLYLAGLYHDMGKGQGGDHSIIGERLVRDFCRRHGLPEHDIRLVAWLVRNHLVMSLTAQRKDISDPGVIREFALKVGGEERLNHLYLLTVADIRGTNPSLWNAWRDSLLRELYLATRDQLRYGLESPDTEERIAEAQRDARDLLLRLGMNDTDVERVWRHFSGSYFLRCQPEECAWQTLAIAETPDEDLPLVLLRPKTQHGSAEVFVYMHDRDGIFAQTAALLDQLELTVLAARLEITGDGYVINSFLVLEGDGQPIRDLAREQQISSRIRHCLKDPQPPHFTIDRRPNRRLKHFSIPTQVHFLRDPKHRHTVVELIAADRPGLLARVGEVFEQQQLGLHEARIATLGNRAEDIFFLTDHAGRPLISEERREALAQALKEAIR, from the coding sequence TTGCTTTCCCACGTTCGCCCCTACAAGGCCTCCCTGCAAGCCTTTCACGCCGAACTGGAACGCCGCTTCCACGCCGGCGCGCCGGTCGTCGATCTGCTGCGGGCGCGGGCCCATTTCATCGACGCCCTGCTTAGGGAATGCTGGCAGCAGCATCTGGGCAATGCGTCGGAACAAGCGGCGTTGGCGGCGGTGGGCGGCTACGGTCGGCGGGAACTGCATCCTCACTCCGACATCGACCTTTTGGTGCTGGTGCCGAACGCCATGCCGCCGGCCCTGGAAACCGGTCTTTCGGGGTTGTTCACCTTCCTTTGGGACATCGGTCTCAAGCCGGGGCACAGCGTACGCACCGTGACTCAGTGCGAAGAAGAGGCGGCCAAGGACCAAACCGTGGTCACCAATCTCATGGATGCGCGCCGAGTCGCCGGCAATTCGGCCTTGTTCGGCGCCATGGAGGCACGCATCGGCCCGGATCGGATCTGGCCATCCGGCGCCTTTTTTCAAGCCAAACTCGACGAACAGGCGGCGCGCTACGCCAAATACCACGACACCGCCTACAACCTCGAACCCAACCTCAAGGAAGGGCCCGGCGGCATCCGCGACATCCAGACCATCGCCTGGGTGGTCAAGCGCCACTTCAGCGCCACCACCCTGCACGAACTGGTGGACCAAGGCTACCTGACCGAAGACGAATACGCCGAGCTGGAGCACGACCTCAATATGCTCTGGCGGATACGCTTCGCGCTCCACCTGACCGCGGAGCGTTGCGAGGACCGGATTCTGTTCGACTATCAGCGCACCCTGGCCGAATGGTGCGGCTATCGGGGGGAAGGCAACGCCCCGGTGGAAACCTTCATGCAATCCTATTTCCGCACCGCCCAAAGCGTTCAACGGCTGGGGGAAATGCTACTTCAACTGCTCGAGGAAATCCTGTGCCCGGACTTCCGCAGCGAACCCCGCACTTTGGACGAGCATTTTCAAGTGGTCAACGGCCACCTGGAAATCCGCCACCCGCAAGTATTCGCCGAATATCCCCTCGGGCTGCTGGAGATTTTTCTGCGCCTGCAGCAACACGCCGAGCTCAAAGGCGTCCGCGCCCACACCATCCGCGCCATTCGCCAGAACCTTCACCGCATCGACCAAGACTTTCGCGGCGATCCCCGCGCCTGCCGCCTGTTTCTGGAGATTCTACGCCAGCCCAGCGGGATCACCCACCAATTCCGCCGCATGAATCGGTACGGCATCCTCGCCGCCTATTTGCCCGAATTCGCGCGCATCGTGGGGAGAATGCAGTACGACCTGTTCCATGCCTACACCGTGGACGAGCACATCCTGTTCGTGGTCCGCAATCTGCGTCGCCTCGCCCTCCCCCAATATCGCCAGGAACTGCCCCTGGCCACCGATATTTTCCCCTTGGTCGCCAAACCGGAACTGCTGTATCTCGCCGGTCTTTACCACGACATGGGCAAGGGCCAGGGCGGCGATCACTCAATCATCGGGGAACGCCTGGTGCGCGACTTCTGCCGCCGCCACGGCCTTCCCGAGCACGACATCCGCCTGGTGGCCTGGCTGGTGCGTAATCACCTGGTCATGTCGCTCACCGCCCAACGCAAGGATATCAGCGATCCGGGGGTGATCCGCGAATTCGCCCTCAAGGTGGGCGGCGAGGAACGGCTCAATCATCTCTATCTCTTGACCGTCGCCGATATCCGCGGCACCAATCCCAGCCTCTGGAACGCCTGGCGCGACTCCCTGCTGCGAGAACTCTACCTGGCCACCCGCGATCAGCTCCGCTACGGCCTGGAAAGCCCCGATACCGAGGAACGCATCGCCGAAGCCCAACGCGACGCCCGCGACCTGCTGTTGCGTCTGGGGATGAACGATACCGACGTGGAACGGGTATGGCGCCATTTCAGCGGCAGCTATTTCCTTCGCTGCCAACCGGAGGAATGCGCTTGGCAAACTCTGGCCATCGCCGAGACGCCCGACGAAGACCTGCCGCTGGTGCTCCTTCGGCCCAAAACCCAGCATGGCAGTGCCGAAGTGTTCGTGTACATGCACGACCGCGACGGGATTTTCGCCCAAACCGCCGCGTTGTTGGATCAATTGGAATTGACGGTGCTGGCGGCGCGATTGGAAATCACCGGGGACGGCTATGTGATCAACAGCTTTCTGGTACTGGAAGGAGACGGCCAGCCGATCCGGGACCTGGCGCGGGAACAGCAGATATCCTCCCGCATCCGGCACTGCCTGAAAGATCCCCAGCCCCCTCATTTCACCATTGACAGACGCCCCAACCGGCGCCTAAAGCATTTCTCCATTCCGACCCAGGTGCACTTTCTTCGCGACCCCAAGCACCGCCACACGGTGGTCGAACTGATCGCCGCCGACCGCCCCGGCCTTCTGGCCCGGGTGGGGGAAGTTTTCGAACAGCAGCAACTCGGTCTCCACGAAGCGCGAATCGCCACCCTCGGCAATCGCGCCGAAGACATTTTCTTTCTCACCGATCACGCCGGCCGGCCGCTGATCAGCGAGGAGCGTCGGGAGGCATTGGCGCAAGCCTTGAAGGAGGCCATCCGCTAG